In a genomic window of Tripterygium wilfordii isolate XIE 37 chromosome 8, ASM1340144v1, whole genome shotgun sequence:
- the LOC120003577 gene encoding probable carboxylesterase 2, with amino-acid sequence MPLSPTRLSHNIPVYLLEDSKQHANGVLFALFSIAIHHPTMETQIVFQFGPFFRAYKDGRIERFFGRDIVPASTNTGTTTASTKDVLIEPKTRMSARIFIPNSLSPNQKLPLLVYFHGGAFLFGSPFCAEYHNFVSSLVAQANVVAVSIQYRLAPENPVPIAYEDSWAALKWVAAHAGVGHESWLTDYADFGRVFLGGDSAGATIAHNLALQAGLGEDLGEVKLSGICLIHPYFEREEGPDYVDKCWMYVCPTTSGLNDTRINPFVDSRLCMLGCDKVLICTAEKDDLRGKGLCYYETLKESRWVGEVEVFETEGEEHVFHLFKPDCDKAVALLNRVCSFLNQIS; translated from the exons ATGCCGCTTTCACCAACGCGGCTTTCACACAATATTCCAGTGTACTTACTTGAGGATAGTAAACAACATGCAAATGGTGTTTTATTTGCATTGTTTTC AATCGCAATTCATCATCCAACAATGGAAACCCAGATAGTTTTTCAATTTGGTCCATTCTTTCGAGCATACAAAGATGGGCGTATTGAGAGATTCTTTGGCAGAGACATAGTTCCTGCATCAACAAATACTGGCACCACTACTGCGTCCACCAAAGATGTCCTGATTGAGCCAAAAACAAGGATGTCAGCGCGTATATTCATCCCAAACTCTCTCAGTCCAAACCAAAAGCTGCCTCTCCTGGTCTATTTTCATGGCGGAGCATTCCTTTTTGGTTCACCATTTTGTGCTGAATATCACAACTTTGTTTCTTCACTGGTAGCCCAAGCCAATGTTGTTGCTGTGTCTATTCAATACAGGTTAGCCCCTGAAAATCCTGTCCCTATAGCATATGAAGACTCATGGGCTGCACTCAAATGGGTTGCTGCACATGCTGGTGTAGGCCATGAATCTTGGCTCACAGATTATGCTGATTTTGGTCGAGTTTTTCTCGGCGGTGACAGCGCAGGAGCCACCATTGCGCACAATCTGGCACTCCAAGCAGGACTGGGAGAAGATCTGGGTGAGGTGAAGTTATCTGGGATTTGCTTGATTCATCCTTATTTTGAGAGAGAAGAAGGTCCAGATTATGTGGATAAATGTTGGATGTACGTGTGTCCAACAACAAGTGGGCTTAATGACACAAGAATTAACCCATTTGTGGACTCCAGGTTGTGTATGCTTGGGTGTGATAAGGTCTTGATTTGCACTGCTGAGAAGGATGATTTGAGAGGGAAAGGGTTGTGTTACTATGAGACATTGAAGGAGAGTAGGTGGGTTGGAGAGGTGGAGGTTTTTGAGACTGAAGGGGAAGAACATGTGTTCCACTTGTTCAAACCAGATTGTGATAAGGCTGTGGCTTTGTTGAATAGGGTGTGTTCTTTCTTAAATCAAATTAGCTAG